The following nucleotide sequence is from Hirundo rustica isolate bHirRus1 chromosome 24, bHirRus1.pri.v3, whole genome shotgun sequence.
CCCCGAGGAGCCGCCGGCGTCCCCGCACGGGAGGGACGGGGAGAGGGACGGGAGAGGGACGGGAGAGGGACGGGAGAGGAACGGGGAGAGGGACGGGGAGAGGGACGGGGAGAGGGACGGGGAGAGGGACGGGAGAGGGACGGGGAGAGGGACGGAGgcggggagggagcagggggagagggaggagagagggtcCCGCGTGTCAAACGCCGCCGGGGGTGAAGTGTCCGAGCAAAGCCGGGCCTGGGAGGGGCGAGCGGGGCTAAAACACCACGGACTGCAGCAGGCGGAAGCACAGCATCAGGTCCAGCGGGATGGGCGGCTTCAGCAGGTTCCCGTCCAGCCGCAGGTAGCGGAGCCGGGGGACGCTGTCCAGGTCGGAGGGCGAGAAATCCTGGATGGACACCAGCGATGTGGGGCAGATCTGCGTGCCGTTGATTTCTGCGGGACAGGAGGAGCAGCGGGATGGAGATCAGCGAAACGGGAATgtggagaggaggagcagcgGGATGGAGGTCAGGGAAACGGGAATGTGGAGAGAACGAACAGCGGGATGGAGGTCAGGGAATGGGGAATgtggagaggaggagcagcgGGATGGAGGTCAGGGAAACGGGAATgtggagaggaggagcagcgGGATGGAGGTCAGCGAAACGGGAATgtggagaggaggagcagcgGGATGGAGGTCAGGGAATGGGGAATgtggagaggaggagcagcgGGATGGAGGTCAGGGAATGGGGAATGTGGACCGGGATTTTTGAAACCCCCCCTCCGTTATTGAACCCCAAACTGGGGTTGTTTTGCCACCAAAAGGGACAATCCCAGGCTGTTCCTGAAGCCCCAGTGAGAGGGAAAATCTGGCTTTTGATCAGGAGCGAAGTAGGTCGCGTTCCTCCGGAGGATGCGGTGGCAttccagagagaaaagggaTCATCCCGCTCCCGGAACCTGCCGAGCCGGCCCCGAGCTTCCCAAAAAAACATCAAGgcatcctgctccagccctgtcaCGCCGGAGATAACGTCAGCACCCGGCTCATTCCTCGCCTCTGGAATTCTAcatgtccctgccctgccttaTGGAAAATAAACCCTGGGATCCTGATgtcagctccagggatgggaatctTCTAAAAACTGGGGGAAACAGGCGAGGGGAAGCTGGGTCAGGGCGCGCACAGGATTTGTCTCCATGGAAAACGCTGGCAGGACCTGGATCCTGGGGATGTTCTCCCCGTTCCTTCCCGCACGGCTCCGCtcgggagcagggctgggatgtttCCTCACCATCCTGAGCCGTGCCTTTGGCGACTGCTCCTAAAATACCCAGCCTCACCTCGTTAAATATCCTGATTTCTACCGGGGAAAGAGCCCCCCCGAGGGCAGGTGGCCCCAAAGAGGGCAGCCAGGAAAAGTCCTGCAGCACCAGCGGGGATTTCACTCCGCTCCTCCCCTTCCACCCTTGCAGCTCCCGCCTCATCCCACCCCCTCGGAAGGGATCACATCCCGCCGGGTGAGAAACGACCTCTCCGAGGTTTTTCTCTCCCAGGAATCTCCCCGCGTCCCCCCGGGACTCACTCTCGATGGAGTTGTTGTTCAGGTAGAGGTGCTCCAGCTTGGGGCTGATGAAGGGCACGTTGGTGAGCTTGTTGTGGGccaggtgcagcaccagcaggtTGGTGAGGTTGAAGGAGTTTTTGGGCAGCCCCTTATCCGAGATCTGGTTGTAGTTGAGCCGGATGAAGGCCAGGTTGGGAAACTCCTTGAAATAGTCGCTGGGGATGTCCTCGATGTTGTTCCTGTCCAGGAAGAGCTGGTGGATGGCGCTGGGCACGCCGGGGGGCATCTTCCTCAGGATGTTGTGGGCCAGGTTGAGCTGCATGAGGTTCTTGAGCCCCTTGAAGGTGTTCTTGTTGAAGACGCCGTCGCTCAGCTTGTTGTGGTGCAGGTCCAGCAGCACCAGGTTCTCCAGCTTGTTGAAGACGCCGGCGGGGATCTTGGAGATCTGGTTCCTGCTGAGCCGCAGCTGCTCCAGGTTGGGCGGCAGGAAGGCGGGCACCTCCTTCAGCTGGTTCCGCTCCATGTAGAGGAAGATGAGgttttccagcttctccagcaccttCCTGTCCACCTTGCGGATGCGGTTGTTGTCCAG
It contains:
- the PRELP gene encoding prolargin, with product MRAALAFLLPLALALAASAQRRKPPRRPTRPPAPFEEPAEPTELPPPLPPGPPSVFPDCPRECYCPPDFPSALYCDSRNLRTVPVIPPRIHYLYLQNNFIADLPEESFRNATGLKWVNLDNNRIRKVDRKVLEKLENLIFLYMERNQLKEVPAFLPPNLEQLRLSRNQISKIPAGVFNKLENLVLLDLHHNKLSDGVFNKNTFKGLKNLMQLNLAHNILRKMPPGVPSAIHQLFLDRNNIEDIPSDYFKEFPNLAFIRLNYNQISDKGLPKNSFNLTNLLVLHLAHNKLTNVPFISPKLEHLYLNNNSIEKINGTQICPTSLVSIQDFSPSDLDSVPRLRYLRLDGNLLKPPIPLDLMLCFRLLQSVVF